From the genome of Lotus japonicus ecotype B-129 chromosome 6, LjGifu_v1.2, one region includes:
- the LOC130724217 gene encoding 40S ribosomal protein S24-1-like, whose product MADKAVTIRTRKFMTNRLLSRKQFIVDVLHPGRANVSKAELKEKLARLYDVKDPNTVFVFKFRTHFGGGKSTGFGLIYDSLENAKKYEPKYRLIRNGLDTKVEKSRKQLKERKNRAKKIRGVKKTKASDAAKGGKKK is encoded by the exons ATGGCGGACAAAGCAGTCACCATCCGAACCCGCAAGTTCATGACCAACCGACTCCTCTCCAGGAAGCAATTC ATTGTTGATGTTCTTCATCCAGGGAGGGCAAATGTTTCAAAG GCTGAGCTTAAGGAGAAGCTGGCAAGGCTGTATGATGTGAAGGACCCTAACACTGTGTTTGTCTTCAAATTCCGGACACATTTTGGAGGTGGCAAATCCACTGGCTTTGGGTTGATCTATGATTCGCTTGAAAATGCTAAGAAGTATGAGCCCAAGTACAGGCTTATCAGg AATGGTCTTGACACTAAAGTTGAAAAGTCAAGGAAGCAACTGAAGGAGAGAAAGAACAGAGCTAAGAAAATCCGAGGAGTGAAGAAG ACAAAGGCTTCTGATGCTGCCAAGGGTGGAAAAAAGAAATGA